One window of Verrucomicrobiota bacterium genomic DNA carries:
- a CDS encoding aldehyde dehydrogenase family protein, protein MSTATIAPETIQAFTADDFSAPDKFTQFCSNGGKPLKGLIGGEEVPGSMNAVIDVINPGTKEVLARVSEMGYDEVNLAVQSGYRAYHGGWNTTSVEERAALIMKLVELFERDKEVFMACEILNGGKVSELAAGDMGTVRACAEYFVGVAHKTRFGDSDIMHVEAGVDAYTYVEPWGVVAGIIPWNYPVVLTAWFMIPALLAGNCILVKPSEETPLSALYFGKLAQEAGFPPGVINVLPGRGELSGKFIAEHPGVRYIAFTGSPGVGQSILQAADKHGTRVKREMGGNGSAIVCADADPELVARMIGRNVNQHYGQTCCTIHRVFAERSIFDDFLEASEAFFKELKIGNQAEKGTQLGPVVNSRQPLRILQGIEFAKANGAEAILGGGHATVPGCDGFYMKPTLLRSQTGSDCNPGEVFHTFVNVQPVDSVEQAIQCANNTKYGLGSSVWTKDLELGKRVAKQFRDGTGQVNCHNMGAYGIPYGGQGISGGPGGGVNCEETLHDYLQVKAIYVSDYPS, encoded by the coding sequence ATGTCTACAGCCACTATCGCTCCAGAAACTATTCAAGCATTCACCGCCGATGACTTCTCGGCACCCGACAAATTTACGCAATTTTGTTCGAACGGTGGAAAACCACTTAAGGGCCTTATTGGGGGTGAAGAAGTTCCCGGGTCCATGAACGCGGTTATCGATGTGATCAACCCCGGCACCAAGGAGGTTCTCGCACGGGTTTCCGAGATGGGATACGACGAAGTGAACCTGGCGGTTCAAAGTGGCTACCGCGCTTATCATGGAGGGTGGAACACTACTTCGGTCGAAGAACGTGCCGCGCTCATCATGAAATTGGTCGAACTGTTTGAGCGGGATAAAGAAGTATTTATGGCCTGCGAAATCCTGAACGGAGGAAAGGTTTCAGAACTAGCAGCGGGTGATATGGGAACCGTACGGGCATGTGCCGAATATTTTGTCGGGGTAGCCCATAAGACACGCTTTGGTGATAGCGACATCATGCATGTTGAAGCCGGAGTAGATGCCTATACCTACGTTGAGCCCTGGGGAGTCGTAGCTGGTATTATCCCATGGAATTACCCCGTAGTGCTCACGGCATGGTTTATGATTCCCGCCCTTCTTGCTGGGAATTGCATTCTCGTAAAACCGAGTGAAGAGACGCCACTGAGTGCACTTTACTTTGGAAAGTTAGCCCAGGAAGCAGGATTTCCTCCCGGCGTAATCAACGTGCTACCCGGACGCGGTGAACTATCTGGCAAGTTTATCGCCGAACACCCAGGTGTTCGTTATATCGCTTTCACAGGTTCTCCGGGTGTCGGTCAAAGTATTCTTCAAGCGGCGGACAAACACGGCACACGCGTAAAACGCGAGATGGGTGGCAATGGCTCTGCAATTGTCTGTGCGGATGCCGATCCAGAGTTGGTGGCGCGTATGATTGGTCGGAACGTGAATCAACACTACGGTCAAACCTGTTGCACGATCCACCGCGTATTTGCCGAGCGTTCCATTTTCGATGATTTTCTCGAAGCGTCGGAAGCGTTTTTTAAAGAACTCAAAATTGGCAATCAGGCCGAAAAAGGAACCCAGCTCGGGCCGGTTGTAAACTCACGCCAGCCGCTCCGAATTCTCCAGGGAATCGAGTTCGCGAAAGCGAATGGTGCTGAAGCCATTCTAGGAGGAGGCCATGCAACCGTACCCGGATGCGATGGTTTCTACATGAAGCCTACTCTCCTCAGATCTCAAACGGGGTCGGACTGCAACCCAGGGGAAGTCTTTCACACCTTTGTAAATGTTCAGCCCGTCGATTCAGTTGAACAGGCCATTCAATGTGCGAACAATACCAAGTATGGTTTGGGTTCAAGTGTTTGGACTAAAGACCTGGAGCTTGGCAAACGGGTAGCGAAACAATTCCGGGACGGAACGGGCCAGGTAAATTGTCACAATATGGGAGCCTATGGCATCCCTTACGGTGGCCAGGGAATTTCAGGTGGTCCTGGCGGCGGCGTTAACTGTGAAGAAACGCTGCACGATTATCTACAGGTCAAGGCGATTTACGTTAGCGATTATCCATCGTAG
- a CDS encoding TetR/AcrR family transcriptional regulator, with protein sequence MKKQTRSYVQTARRQSQEKTRTRIVKALVELHQEVGPKNTTIAAVAKRAGVQRLTVYRHFEDETAMLQACSGHWSMQNPPPIEEDWAEIVDTDDRTQAALLAINTYFSDKEGMLTKVYRDAPEIPALGLIMQGFDDYFSTIADKLTLDLLNGKSNPQLRSVARHLVRFSTWQSLSKENLTVKEIALLGWAWLKKLSS encoded by the coding sequence ACACGAACGCGAATTGTTAAGGCTCTGGTTGAGCTTCATCAAGAAGTGGGTCCCAAGAATACGACCATTGCCGCAGTCGCAAAACGGGCAGGAGTTCAACGACTGACGGTCTATCGCCACTTTGAGGACGAAACCGCCATGCTACAGGCTTGTTCCGGGCATTGGTCGATGCAAAATCCTCCACCCATCGAGGAAGATTGGGCCGAAATAGTTGATACCGATGACCGGACACAGGCTGCCTTACTCGCGATTAACACGTATTTTTCCGACAAGGAGGGAATGCTAACGAAAGTGTACAGAGACGCACCCGAGATACCCGCATTGGGACTTATCATGCAAGGGTTCGATGATTATTTCTCCACAATCGCAGACAAGCTGACTTTGGATCTATTGAATGGAAAATCCAATCCTCAGCTAAGATCTGTGGCTCGCCACCTTGTTCGATTTTCCACTTGGCAATCACTTTCAAAGGAGAACCTGACGGTAAAAGAAATTGCTCTGCTGGGATGGGCGTGGCTGAAAAAGCTATCGAGTTAA